The following coding sequences lie in one Rhizobium sp. ZPR4 genomic window:
- a CDS encoding cold-shock protein, whose protein sequence is MPTGTVKFFNTDKGFGFITPESGGPDVFVHVSALQYGNVLREGQSVSYDLGQDRKTGKSKAENVRPL, encoded by the coding sequence ATGCCAACTGGCACGGTTAAGTTTTTCAACACCGATAAGGGCTTTGGCTTCATTACGCCGGAAAGCGGAGGACCTGACGTTTTCGTTCACGTCTCCGCTCTGCAATACGGCAACGTGCTCAGGGAGGGGCAATCTGTCTCCTACGATCTGGGTCAGGACCGGAAGACCGGCAAGTCAAAGGCGGAAAACGTCAGACCGCTCTAA
- a CDS encoding acetolactate synthase large subunit, with amino-acid sequence MTKGSDLLVAALENEGVDRIFGIPGEENLDVVESIRKSSIQLVLTRHEQAAAFMAATYGRLTGKPGVCLTTLGPGALNLSTGAAYALLGAMPMVMITGQKGILSSRQARFQVVDVVASMKPLTKLARQIVSPQMIPTMVREAFRIAQEERPGPVHLELPEDIAAEECEPVALIAPHQLELPIASDAALDRAAGLIIAAKRPLLMLGAAASRPRSTSDIAQFVIRTGIPFFTTQMGKGTVPGGTELYMGTAALSERDYVHEAIEQADLIITIGHDTIEKPPFIMGKGGPNVVHVGYQPATVEQVYFPQSEVIGDIGPSLKALADRLEGKLPNAQALLHLRERILDRIADRATEDRFTPQRLVHDIREVMPHDGILALDNGMYKIWFARNYRTRMANTLLLDNALATMGAGLPSAMVASMLYPERRVMAVCGDGGFMMNSQEIETAVRLKLNLVILVIEDDAYGMIRWKQAVDEFPDFGMTFGNPDFVKYAQSYGAKGTRVDDISQFKQALEDAFSRGGVHVVNVPVDYSENERVLVKELRERLPAILEDQDDA; translated from the coding sequence ATGACCAAAGGCTCCGATCTCCTAGTGGCCGCACTTGAGAACGAAGGTGTCGACCGCATTTTCGGTATTCCAGGCGAAGAAAATCTCGATGTTGTCGAGTCCATCCGCAAATCATCCATTCAACTGGTATTGACCCGGCATGAGCAGGCGGCCGCATTCATGGCCGCGACCTATGGCCGGCTGACGGGCAAACCGGGTGTCTGCCTGACGACGCTCGGGCCGGGCGCCTTGAACCTTTCGACGGGCGCGGCATACGCGCTGCTCGGAGCCATGCCAATGGTGATGATCACCGGCCAGAAAGGGATACTTTCGTCCCGGCAGGCCCGGTTCCAGGTGGTCGACGTGGTGGCGTCGATGAAGCCGCTCACCAAGCTTGCCCGGCAGATCGTCTCGCCGCAGATGATCCCGACGATGGTCAGGGAAGCATTCCGGATCGCACAGGAAGAACGGCCGGGGCCGGTCCATCTCGAGCTTCCGGAGGACATCGCCGCCGAGGAATGCGAACCGGTCGCCCTCATCGCCCCGCATCAGCTGGAGCTGCCGATCGCCAGTGACGCGGCGCTTGATCGCGCAGCTGGGCTCATCATCGCGGCGAAACGCCCGTTGCTCATGCTGGGCGCCGCAGCCTCGCGCCCCCGCTCGACATCGGACATCGCACAATTCGTCATCCGCACCGGTATCCCGTTCTTCACGACCCAGATGGGCAAGGGAACGGTCCCAGGCGGGACTGAGCTCTACATGGGCACCGCCGCATTATCGGAGCGAGACTATGTCCATGAGGCGATCGAACAGGCCGATCTCATCATCACCATCGGCCATGACACGATCGAGAAGCCGCCCTTCATCATGGGCAAGGGCGGTCCGAACGTCGTCCATGTCGGATATCAGCCGGCGACCGTCGAACAGGTCTATTTCCCGCAATCGGAAGTCATCGGCGACATCGGCCCATCGTTGAAGGCGCTGGCGGATCGTCTCGAAGGCAAGCTGCCGAACGCCCAGGCCCTGCTTCACCTGAGGGAACGCATCCTTGATCGCATCGCAGATCGAGCCACGGAGGATCGCTTCACGCCCCAGCGGCTGGTCCACGACATCCGCGAGGTCATGCCGCATGACGGCATTCTGGCGCTTGACAACGGCATGTACAAGATCTGGTTCGCACGGAACTATCGGACGCGCATGGCGAACACTCTGCTGCTCGACAACGCCCTTGCAACGATGGGCGCGGGGCTGCCGTCGGCCATGGTCGCCTCGATGCTCTATCCCGAGCGGCGCGTCATGGCGGTCTGCGGTGATGGCGGCTTCATGATGAATTCGCAGGAAATCGAGACGGCCGTCCGGCTGAAACTCAACCTCGTCATCCTCGTCATCGAGGATGATGCTTATGGCATGATCCGCTGGAAGCAAGCGGTGGACGAGTTCCCGGACTTCGGAATGACGTTCGGCAACCCGGATTTCGTGAAATATGCACAATCCTATGGCGCCAAGGGAACGAGGGTCGACGACATCAGCCAGTTCAAGCAAGCTCTCGAAGATGCCTTTTCCAGAGGTGGCGTTCATGTGGTGAACGTCCCCGTCGATTACTCGGAAAACGAGCGTGTGCTGGTGAAGGAATTGCGCGAGCGGCTTCCCGCCATTCTGGAGGATCAAGATGACGCCTAA
- a CDS encoding aldehyde dehydrogenase family protein: protein MTPNLKVYQAFDRELIAEIPADDAGALERKLDVAARAFADREGWLPTHRRMAILRRASELLAENRDRFAIMIAREGGKPLTDAIIEVTRGIDGLVNAADELRNFGGKEIPMGLTAASSNRWAFTTKEPIGVVAAISAFNHPLNLIIHQIAPAVAVGCPVIVKPAATTPISCVEIVKLFWEAGLDERWCQTFITEDNALAESFATDQRVAFMSFIGSAKVGWYLKSKLPPGTRCALEHGGAAPVIVDRSASIEAIVGTIVKGGYYHAGQVCVSVQRIFVHNDIRTNFTEALATKVASLRVGDPTLKETEVGPLILPRETERVASWIKEATDAGARQFGGGRLSETTLLPSVLLDPPADAKVSRLEVFGPLTCVYGYSDVDEAIGIANSLLYAFQASVFSADIAVALKAARHLDASAVLVNDHTAFRTDWMPFAGRRQSGYGVGGIPWTMEEMADDKMVVFNGVS, encoded by the coding sequence ATGACGCCTAACCTGAAGGTCTATCAGGCATTCGATCGCGAGCTCATTGCGGAAATCCCGGCCGATGATGCGGGAGCTCTCGAGCGCAAGCTTGACGTCGCCGCGAGGGCCTTTGCCGACCGCGAGGGTTGGCTGCCGACGCATCGCAGGATGGCTATCCTCAGAAGGGCGTCCGAGCTTCTCGCGGAGAACCGTGACCGCTTTGCCATCATGATCGCCCGCGAAGGTGGCAAGCCACTGACGGATGCGATCATCGAGGTCACGCGCGGGATCGACGGTCTCGTCAACGCGGCAGACGAGCTGCGCAATTTTGGCGGCAAGGAAATCCCGATGGGCCTGACTGCTGCAAGCAGCAACCGATGGGCCTTCACCACCAAGGAGCCGATCGGCGTCGTGGCGGCAATATCGGCGTTCAACCACCCCCTCAATCTCATCATCCACCAGATTGCGCCGGCCGTGGCCGTCGGCTGCCCGGTCATCGTCAAGCCGGCCGCGACCACGCCGATCTCCTGCGTCGAGATCGTCAAGCTGTTCTGGGAGGCGGGACTGGACGAGCGCTGGTGCCAGACCTTCATCACGGAGGACAATGCGCTTGCCGAGAGCTTTGCTACGGATCAACGCGTTGCCTTCATGAGCTTCATTGGCTCAGCAAAGGTCGGCTGGTATCTGAAAAGCAAGCTGCCTCCAGGCACGAGATGCGCTCTGGAGCATGGCGGAGCAGCCCCCGTCATCGTCGATCGCAGCGCCAGCATCGAGGCAATTGTCGGGACGATCGTCAAAGGCGGCTATTATCACGCAGGGCAGGTCTGCGTGTCGGTGCAGCGCATCTTCGTACACAATGACATTCGAACCAACTTCACCGAGGCGCTCGCCACCAAGGTCGCAAGCCTCCGTGTGGGTGATCCCACGCTGAAAGAGACGGAGGTCGGGCCGCTGATCCTGCCGCGCGAGACTGAGCGTGTCGCAAGCTGGATCAAGGAAGCGACCGATGCCGGAGCAAGGCAATTCGGTGGAGGGCGACTGTCTGAGACTACGCTCCTACCTTCTGTCCTGCTCGATCCGCCGGCGGACGCCAAGGTGTCGCGGCTCGAGGTCTTCGGACCGCTGACCTGTGTCTATGGCTATAGCGACGTTGATGAGGCGATCGGCATAGCCAACTCGCTGCTGTATGCATTCCAGGCGAGCGTTTTTTCTGCGGACATAGCCGTTGCGCTCAAGGCTGCAAGGCATCTTGATGCATCAGCCGTGCTCGTCAACGACCACACTGCCTTTCGAACCGATTGGATGCCTTTTGCCGGGCGCAGGCAGTCGGGATATGGTGTCGGGGGTATTCCATGGACGATGGAAGAGATGGCCGACGACAAGATGGTGGTATTCAACGGGGTCAGCTAG
- a CDS encoding methyl-accepting chemotaxis protein: protein MSFFQNAKIRTKVLSIIIPICLIGIAGVLVVSNHYRDTVATYSNFIAKNEAAAVEMSRASQRITAMSYNAYQILQYTAKDPEMATFSKDYEENKQILLQRFANVKQLMPAEADAVEKLASRANDIIVLTDQAVKAGLVDDNDTAAKLLKQVDPMINDEVVSVRQWLDTFNKNINDKSNMLAEHASSTITNALIALGLLFAAAIAIAVLASTRGIATPIERLRARMVSLADGNTDEQIVGIGRKDEVGQMAAAVSIFRDHAIERIRLEQEASANRSLSEKERLEREAQKAKDAADTQFAVDGLAGGLAELSNGNLVYRIEQPFVDHLDRLRANFNASMAKLEETLRSVGQGGQAIAAGASQIRSAADDLSKRTEQQAASVEETAAALEEITTTVKDSTRRAEEASSLVGRARIGAEKSGEVMQEAIAAMEAISKSSGEISNIIGVIDDIAFQTNLLALNAGVEAARAGEAGKGFAVVAQEVRELAQRSATAAKEIKALISTSGQQVDSGVNLVTRTGQSLQQIVKEVEEIDRNVRAIVEAAREQATGLQEINTAVNSIDQGTQQNAAMVEESTAASYSLAKEVTSLNELLRQFNLQNGRSHARPAAATERSSPAASPARALRSKIAGAFGGSGAAAAASASWEEF, encoded by the coding sequence ATGTCATTCTTTCAGAACGCCAAGATCCGCACGAAGGTGCTCTCCATCATCATTCCGATCTGTCTGATCGGGATCGCAGGTGTCCTTGTCGTATCGAACCACTATAGGGACACGGTTGCCACCTACTCGAATTTCATTGCCAAAAATGAAGCGGCAGCGGTGGAAATGTCGAGAGCCAGCCAGCGCATAACCGCCATGAGTTACAACGCCTACCAGATCCTGCAATATACAGCCAAGGACCCGGAGATGGCGACGTTTTCGAAGGACTATGAGGAGAATAAGCAAATTCTTCTGCAGCGTTTCGCGAACGTTAAACAGTTGATGCCCGCTGAAGCGGATGCCGTGGAAAAGCTGGCCTCAAGGGCCAATGATATCATCGTCCTTACGGATCAAGCCGTAAAAGCCGGTCTGGTCGATGACAACGACACCGCCGCCAAGCTCTTGAAGCAGGTGGATCCGATGATCAATGACGAGGTGGTTTCGGTTCGCCAGTGGCTCGATACGTTCAATAAGAACATCAATGACAAGAGCAACATGCTGGCGGAACATGCGAGCAGCACCATTACAAATGCTCTGATCGCGCTTGGCCTTCTCTTTGCCGCGGCCATTGCGATCGCCGTTCTCGCGTCCACTCGCGGCATTGCCACCCCCATCGAACGGCTGCGGGCGCGCATGGTTTCCCTCGCCGACGGCAATACCGATGAGCAGATCGTCGGCATTGGGCGCAAAGACGAAGTCGGTCAGATGGCTGCGGCCGTCTCCATCTTCCGCGACCATGCCATCGAGCGAATAAGACTGGAACAGGAGGCGAGCGCCAATCGTAGCCTCTCCGAGAAGGAAAGACTTGAACGCGAAGCGCAGAAGGCCAAGGATGCGGCGGACACGCAATTTGCCGTCGATGGCCTGGCAGGCGGCCTGGCCGAGCTTTCGAACGGCAACCTAGTTTATCGCATCGAGCAGCCCTTCGTCGATCACCTCGACCGCCTGAGGGCGAATTTCAACGCCTCGATGGCGAAACTGGAGGAAACGCTGCGTTCCGTTGGCCAGGGAGGTCAGGCCATTGCCGCCGGCGCCAGCCAGATCCGCTCCGCCGCCGATGATCTCTCCAAGCGCACCGAGCAGCAGGCAGCCTCCGTCGAGGAGACAGCGGCCGCCCTTGAGGAGATCACCACCACCGTCAAGGATTCCACCCGGCGCGCCGAGGAAGCGAGCTCGCTGGTCGGACGCGCGCGCATCGGCGCCGAAAAATCCGGCGAAGTCATGCAGGAAGCGATTGCCGCAATGGAGGCTATCTCAAAGTCCTCGGGCGAGATCAGCAACATCATCGGCGTTATCGACGATATCGCCTTCCAGACGAACCTGCTTGCTCTCAATGCCGGCGTCGAGGCAGCGCGGGCGGGCGAAGCGGGCAAGGGCTTTGCCGTTGTCGCGCAGGAGGTGCGCGAGCTGGCGCAACGATCCGCCACGGCCGCCAAGGAGATCAAGGCGCTGATTTCGACATCGGGCCAGCAGGTCGACAGTGGCGTCAACCTCGTCACCAGAACCGGGCAATCGCTCCAGCAGATCGTCAAGGAAGTCGAAGAAATCGACCGCAACGTGCGAGCGATCGTCGAGGCAGCCCGCGAGCAGGCGACCGGCCTGCAGGAGATCAACACGGCCGTCAACAGCATCGATCAGGGCACACAGCAGAATGCTGCCATGGTCGAAGAATCCACCGCGGCAAGCTACAGCCTTGCCAAGGAGGTAACGTCCCTGAATGAGCTGCTCAGACAGTTCAACCTGCAAAATGGCCGCAGCCATGCGCGACCGGCCGCTGCAACGGAACGATCCAGCCCTGCCGCATCGCCTGCGCGTGCGCTCCGCTCCAAAATCGCCGGCGCATTCGGTGGTTCCGGCGCGGCCGCAGCCGCATCGGCGTCCTGGGAAGAGTTTTGA
- a CDS encoding ABC transporter ATP-binding protein, with the protein MASVVLQNIRKDFGSLTVMNGVDLTVEGGEFCVFVGPSGCGKSTLLRMIAGLETSTSGRISIDGKDVTDAEPSERGIAMVFQSYALYPHLTVSENIGFGLSLAKRPRAEIEEKVRQTADILQLSHLLDRKPKALSGGQRQRVAIGRAIIRNPKVFLFDEPLSNLDASLRSQMRMELTELHAKLGATMIYVTHDQVEAMTMADKIVVLNGGRIEQIGTPMDLYHNPATPFVAGFIGSPKMNLFEGEIAAREGCGTYGIRPEHIALSAAEGKWQGQVRHIERLGADTVVHLDVPELVSLVARTDGDRPIQIGETLFATPLTGKEHRFS; encoded by the coding sequence ATGGCAAGTGTCGTTCTTCAAAATATCCGCAAGGACTTCGGCAGTTTGACCGTGATGAACGGTGTCGATCTGACCGTCGAAGGAGGCGAATTCTGCGTCTTCGTCGGCCCGTCCGGCTGTGGAAAGTCCACTCTTCTGCGCATGATCGCGGGATTGGAAACCTCGACCTCGGGCCGGATCTCCATCGACGGCAAGGATGTGACGGACGCCGAGCCTTCGGAACGCGGCATCGCGATGGTGTTTCAGTCCTACGCGCTCTATCCGCATCTGACCGTCAGCGAAAACATCGGCTTCGGTCTTTCGCTCGCCAAGCGCCCCAGGGCTGAGATTGAGGAAAAGGTTCGGCAGACGGCCGATATTCTCCAGCTCTCGCATCTGCTGGATCGAAAGCCGAAGGCGCTCTCCGGCGGTCAACGGCAACGGGTCGCGATCGGCCGGGCAATCATTCGCAATCCAAAGGTCTTCCTGTTTGACGAACCCCTCTCCAATCTCGACGCATCCTTGCGGTCGCAGATGCGGATGGAACTGACCGAACTCCATGCCAAACTCGGAGCAACGATGATCTATGTCACCCATGATCAGGTCGAGGCCATGACTATGGCAGACAAGATCGTCGTGCTCAACGGTGGCCGGATCGAACAGATCGGAACGCCGATGGACCTTTATCATAACCCGGCCACACCTTTCGTCGCAGGCTTCATCGGATCGCCGAAGATGAACCTGTTTGAAGGCGAAATCGCTGCCAGGGAGGGGTGCGGGACCTACGGAATCCGGCCGGAACATATCGCACTTTCCGCGGCGGAAGGAAAATGGCAAGGGCAAGTGCGCCATATCGAACGGCTCGGGGCCGACACGGTCGTCCATCTGGATGTCCCCGAATTGGTATCGCTTGTCGCACGCACCGATGGCGATCGGCCGATCCAGATTGGCGAGACTTTGTTCGCCACGCCGTTGACCGGCAAGGAGCACAGATTCTCATAG
- a CDS encoding carbohydrate ABC transporter permease, with amino-acid sequence MTRRQLYTGIASLVACGLIFVLPFLFIFITAAKTKQDAASLTFTLPQEWHLLQNFIEVIQTRNYMLLLAYFNSTVITVAAVSLLVLLGAMVGYILQRRPSGWNRIIYGCVLAGLMIPPAVVPTIWVLQSIGLFKSISGMILIQVAYGLAFTVLMFRSFIATIPRDLDEAAIIDGAKPLQIFFRVVLPLLKPVTVTIIVVQSIAIFNDFTNPLYYLPGRENVTVQLTLYNFQGQFQTQYNLLFMNILLVTIPPLIVFVFFNRQIVAGMTAGAVKG; translated from the coding sequence TTGACACGCCGTCAGCTTTATACCGGCATTGCATCCCTGGTTGCCTGTGGCTTGATATTCGTCTTGCCCTTCCTGTTCATCTTCATAACCGCTGCCAAGACAAAGCAGGATGCTGCATCATTGACTTTTACCCTGCCTCAGGAATGGCACCTGCTGCAGAATTTCATCGAGGTTATTCAAACGCGTAATTATATGCTTCTACTAGCATATTTCAATTCGACCGTTATCACTGTTGCTGCCGTTTCGCTTCTCGTTCTGCTCGGTGCCATGGTCGGCTACATCCTGCAGCGTCGCCCATCCGGCTGGAATAGAATTATCTACGGTTGTGTTCTCGCCGGCCTCATGATTCCGCCTGCCGTTGTGCCAACCATCTGGGTCCTGCAGTCGATCGGCCTCTTCAAGTCCATATCGGGAATGATACTGATTCAGGTTGCCTATGGTCTTGCCTTTACCGTCCTCATGTTCCGTAGCTTCATCGCCACAATCCCACGCGATCTCGATGAGGCGGCGATCATCGATGGAGCAAAGCCGTTGCAGATCTTCTTTCGCGTCGTGCTGCCACTGCTGAAGCCCGTGACCGTGACCATCATCGTTGTGCAGTCGATCGCCATCTTCAACGACTTCACGAACCCTCTCTACTACCTGCCTGGCAGAGAAAACGTAACGGTACAGCTGACGCTCTACAATTTTCAGGGACAGTTTCAAACGCAGTACAATCTTCTTTTCATGAATATTCTATTGGTGACGATCCCGCCGCTCATCGTCTTCGTGTTCTTCAACAGGCAGATCGTAGCAGGCATGACGGCCGGCGCAGTGAAAGGATGA
- a CDS encoding sugar ABC transporter permease, which produces MATRKSPYPYWFVLPAAVIFTVLFLVPTAASFWFSLTRWDLFTTQFIGLDNYRQFFREPFLIQGLVNTIIYAVMTSATKTILGLLLAVLLTSGIWAQGLLRTVIFFPVLVSTIGVGITFSVLMHPTRGLINVTLAAIGIHGPGWLTDPALALYSIVFVDLWKGIGLATVIYIAGLASISPDYYEAARIDGATRRQMFFRVTVPLVKPATITVVTLSLIGGLRSFDLIWAMTRGGPGFSSDVLASVIYKQYQAGFYGLSTAGNVILFILIGAIILPITAWFNRREVDL; this is translated from the coding sequence ATGGCCACACGCAAATCACCTTATCCCTACTGGTTCGTCCTACCGGCGGCCGTGATATTCACGGTTCTCTTTCTGGTGCCGACTGCCGCTTCCTTCTGGTTCAGCCTGACACGCTGGGATCTCTTTACCACCCAGTTCATCGGCCTGGACAATTATCGCCAGTTCTTCCGGGAACCATTTTTGATCCAGGGCCTGGTCAACACGATCATCTATGCGGTGATGACCTCCGCCACAAAGACGATCCTGGGTCTGCTGCTGGCAGTCCTTTTGACCTCGGGCATCTGGGCGCAGGGCTTGCTGCGCACTGTGATCTTCTTTCCGGTTCTCGTATCGACGATCGGCGTCGGCATCACGTTTTCCGTATTGATGCATCCGACCCGCGGCCTGATCAACGTCACGCTTGCCGCCATAGGCATTCACGGACCCGGCTGGCTGACGGACCCGGCCCTGGCGCTCTATTCGATTGTCTTCGTCGATCTCTGGAAGGGCATCGGCCTGGCGACCGTCATCTACATCGCCGGTCTCGCCTCGATCAGCCCCGATTATTACGAAGCCGCCAGGATCGACGGTGCGACACGTCGCCAGATGTTTTTCCGCGTCACCGTTCCGCTGGTGAAACCGGCAACGATTACCGTCGTAACCCTGTCGCTGATCGGTGGACTGCGCAGCTTCGACCTGATCTGGGCAATGACGCGCGGTGGGCCCGGCTTCTCCTCGGATGTGCTGGCAAGCGTTATCTACAAGCAGTATCAGGCTGGATTTTATGGCCTGTCGACGGCCGGGAATGTCATCCTGTTCATCCTCATCGGCGCGATCATTCTACCGATAACAGCCTGGTTTAACCGTAGGGAGGTGGACCTTTGA
- a CDS encoding extracellular solute-binding protein has protein sequence MTMRMMKCVLAAISVSLAAGVAHADVTLSVLIDTNPESIASFDAVSKAYTEKHPDVSFDVEQRAGGSEGDNIIKTRLATGEMADIFQYNSGSLFQALKPERTMADLNDLASEAGILDSFKKVVTSPDGHVRGIPFGPAMGGGIFYNRKIYAELGLTPPKTWAEFMANNQKIKAAGKVAIAQTYGTTWTSQLFVLADFHNVQAEIPDFAANYTANKQKYADTPAALRGFEHLEEVAKGGFFNADFGAATFDDGMRMVATGEAAHYPNLTFGIGNIQQNFPDNLKDLGFFALPGTDAAKNGLTVWMPAALYVSAKSQHVEEAKKFVDWVGSKEACELMAKAVPSGPYLVRGCELPKDIPPVVSDMLPYFETEGHATPALEFLSPIKGPALEQITVEVGTGIRSAKDAAALYDQDVEKQAKQLGLPNW, from the coding sequence ATGACTATGAGAATGATGAAGTGCGTCCTCGCCGCAATCTCGGTGTCGCTGGCGGCGGGCGTCGCGCATGCCGACGTGACGCTCAGCGTCCTGATTGACACCAATCCCGAATCCATCGCCTCGTTCGACGCCGTTTCCAAGGCCTATACGGAAAAGCATCCGGATGTGAGCTTCGATGTCGAACAGCGTGCCGGCGGATCGGAAGGTGACAACATCATCAAGACTCGTCTTGCGACCGGCGAAATGGCCGATATTTTTCAATACAATAGCGGTTCACTGTTCCAGGCCTTGAAGCCGGAACGAACAATGGCGGATCTGAACGATCTTGCCTCCGAAGCCGGAATTCTCGACAGTTTCAAAAAAGTGGTCACAAGCCCGGACGGCCACGTTCGCGGCATCCCATTCGGTCCGGCCATGGGTGGCGGCATCTTCTATAATCGCAAGATCTATGCCGAACTCGGCCTTACGCCGCCCAAGACCTGGGCGGAATTCATGGCCAACAATCAGAAGATCAAGGCGGCAGGCAAGGTGGCGATCGCACAGACCTACGGCACGACCTGGACCTCACAGCTTTTCGTGCTCGCCGATTTCCACAATGTCCAGGCGGAAATCCCGGATTTTGCCGCCAACTACACTGCCAACAAGCAGAAATACGCCGATACGCCGGCCGCCTTGCGAGGGTTCGAGCATCTCGAAGAGGTCGCCAAAGGCGGATTTTTCAATGCCGATTTCGGCGCAGCAACCTTCGACGACGGCATGCGCATGGTCGCCACGGGCGAAGCCGCGCACTATCCAAATCTCACTTTCGGTATCGGAAACATACAGCAGAATTTTCCAGACAATCTGAAAGATCTCGGCTTCTTTGCGCTTCCTGGAACAGATGCTGCCAAGAATGGCCTCACTGTCTGGATGCCCGCCGCACTCTATGTCTCCGCGAAATCGCAGCATGTCGAGGAGGCCAAGAAATTCGTCGACTGGGTCGGTTCCAAGGAAGCCTGCGAGCTGATGGCCAAGGCCGTTCCTTCAGGTCCCTATCTCGTTAGGGGATGCGAGCTGCCGAAAGACATTCCGCCCGTCGTCTCCGACATGCTGCCGTATTTCGAGACAGAAGGACACGCAACTCCGGCATTGGAGTTTTTGTCGCCGATCAAGGGGCCGGCCCTCGAGCAGATCACCGTCGAGGTCGGGACCGGAATTCGCTCCGCCAAGGACGCCGCGGCTCTCTATGATCAGGATGTCGAAAAGCAGGCCAAACAACTTGGACTGCCCAACTGGTAA